The nucleotide window GGGCTGTATTTTCTTGGGATTCCCAGTCATCACTGACCAAGAGCTAGAGCCTGATGAAACACTTAATGATTGGTATATTTCACAGCCTAACTATGATAAATTAGTACAAACTGCGTTAGAAGTTAGAGGTATTAAATTAACCAACGTTGAAATTGATATTCCAATTAACTTTGGTCCTGCTTTCGAAGGTGAAACAATTCGTAAAGGCGATATGTTTATTGAAATGGGTGGGGGTAGAACACCATCCTTCGAACTTGTTAGAAATGTTGCGGAAGATCAAATTGAAGACGGGAAAATCACTGTAATTGGCCGCGAAATGGATGAAATAACTGAAGGTGAAAAGCTCCATTTCGGATTGATGGTGGATATTTATGGCCGTAAAATGCAAGATGATTTTGAAGGTGTGCTAGAACGTCGTATTCACGATTGCATGAACTATGGTGAAGGCTTATGGCACACGGCTCAAAGAGATTTAAACTGGCTGCGTGTAAGTAAAGATGCTGTAGCTAAAGGGTTTAAATTTAGACATTATGGGGAAATTATTATTGCTAAAATGAAACAAGATTTCCCTGCAATTGTAGACAGAGTACAAGTTACAATTATTAATGACCCAGACGAAGTCTTGAAGCAACTTGAAGTTGCTAGAGAAAGATACAAATTTAGAGATGATAGAACTAAAGGTATGACAGACGATGCAGTTGATACATTCTACTCTTGCATACTTTGTCAATCCTTTGCTCCAAGTCACGTTTGTATTGTAACACCAGAACGTGTTGGTCTCTGCGGTGCTGTTTCGTGGCTCGATGCAAAAGCTGGCTATGAGATTAACAATGCTGGTCCAAACCAACCTATTGTTAAAGGTGAAGCTATAGATGAGGTTAAAGGTGTATGGCAAAGCTGTAATGATTATTTCAATCAAGCATCAAATGGACACTTAGATGAAGTATGCCTTTATTCTTGCTTAGACAGACCAATGACATCTTGTGGATGCTTTGAAGCTATTATGGCTATTGTCCCGGAAGCTAATGGCTTAATGATTACTACAAGGGAACATGGTGGATCTACGCCATGTGGCATGACCTTCTCCACGCTTGCAGGTACTGTTGGTGGTGGTATGCAAACTCCTGGATTCTTGGGTATTGGCCGTAGCTATATTGTAAGTAGGAAGTTTATTCCTGCCGACGGCGGTATTGCAAGAATCGTATGGATGCCTAAAGAACTAAAAGAGCAATTAAGAGAAGAGTTTATACAGCGTTCGATTGAAGAAGGTTTGGGTGAAGACTTTATTGATAAAATCGCTGATGAAACAGTAGGTGAATCTGCTGAAGACATCCTACCGTTCCTTGAAGAAAAAGGACATCCGGCCTTAACAATGGATCCGCTGATGTAAATTATATATTTTAGGAAGGGAGAGATTCAAATTGGCATTGTCAGGTTTAGAGATTTACAAACAATTACCAAAAAAGAATTGCGCTGAATGTGGGCCACCGACTTGCTTAGCATTTGCGATGGCCTTAGCTGGAGGTAAAGCATCCCTGGATTCTTGTCCTTACGTTTCTGATGAGGCAAGAGCGAATCTAGAGTCTGCATCAGCTCCTCCGATTGCTAAAATCACCGTTGGTACAGGTGATTTAGCAGTAGTATTAGGTGATGAAACAGAATTATTTAGACATGACAAAAAGTTCTATCATGAAACTGCCATGGCTTTCACAGTAAACGATGATTTGGCAGACGATGAATTAACTAATCGCATTAAAGAAATTAATGACTTAAAATTTAATAGGGTTGGATTAGATTATAATATCCAACTTATTGCTGTACAAAACAAGTCTAATGATGCTGCTAAATTTGCTGATGCAGTTAAAAAAGTTAAAGAAGCAAGCGCATTGCCCATGGTTTTAGTAACTGAGGATGTGAAAGCAGCTGAAGCAGCACTAGAAGTCGTTGGTGGAGATAATCCATTACTTTGTGGTGCAAACAGTAGCAACTATGAAGCAATGGCTAACCTAGCTAAAGCAAAAGATGTAGCTTTAGTAGTTAAAGCAGACGGCTTAAATGACTTAGCTGAATTAGTAGATAAAGTTGTAGCATTAGGTCATAAGAAAATTGTTGTTGATCCTGGTGCACGTGATGTGTCTAGAGCAATTGCGGATTTCACTCAAATTCGTAGACTGGCTATCAAAAAGAAATTTAGATCTTTTGGTTTCCCAATTTTAACATTCACTAGCGCAACAGATGCATTGGAAGAGTCTTTAGAGGCTTCTGTATATGTAAGTAAATATGCTAGTGTAGTTGTGATGAATACAACTGATAAAGCTGTTGTATTACCTCTGTTAGCTTGGAGACAAAATCTCTACACAGATCCTCAAGTACCAATTAGAGTACAAGAAGGGCTAAGCCCGATAGGTGAGGTAAATGAAAAGTCACCTGTCTATGTTACAACAAACTTCTCCTTAACTTACTACACAGTACAAGGTGAAGTTGAAGCTAGTAAGATTCCGGCATATATCTTAGCAGTTGACACTGATGGGCTTTCTGTATTAACTGCTTATGCTGATGGTAAGTTCGAAGCTGATAAAATTGCTAATGTATTAAAGAAACACGGCGGTGAAGAACAAGTTAAGAGTCGTACTATAGTATTACCTGGTATGGTTGCAGTACTTAGCGGTAAGCTTGAAGAAGCAACTGGTGGCTGGAAGGTAATGGTTGGACCAAGAGAAGCATCTGGAATTACACCTTTTGCTAAAGTTAATTTCGCGTAGGAGATAAGATAAAATGATAACTTGCTCGGTTACTTTTTTGCCTGATAATATTACAGTAAGTGTAGAAAAAGGCAAAACTATAGCTGAAGCAGCACAAATTGCTGGTATAAAACTAAAAATGCCATGCGGTGGCGAAGGATCATGCGGTAAGTGTGCTGTGAAAGTTATGAGCAATCGAGTATCCGACAATGTAGAAATTTCTCTTGACCAGAAGTTTGAACAGGTCTTAGCGTGTCAAACTGAAGTTTCTGAAGATGTTACAGTTGAAGTACCAGTTAATGCGAGGTTGGGAGAGCATCAGGTGTTACTTTCCGCAGAAGATGATAATGCACTTGGTACATTTGCTTTTGAACCTTTATGTTGGAAAGTAACAATTACTCTCTCCCCTCCTTCCATTAATGAAAATGCTAGTGATTGGATTCGCTTAAAGGGTGAGTTAGGTAAAATAGTTGGCGATGAAGAAGTTATTATTGGATTGCCACTATTAACAAATTTAGCGCATATGTTAAGGGATGCAAGCTGGCAAGTAACTGTAACCTTACTTCAGCAAGACGGGTATGTCGAGGTGATTGATCTACAGCCGGGTGCTAACGATGAACCAATTTATGGTTTAGCAATTGATATTGGGACAACTACTGTAGTAGTTTATTTAGTGGATTTGTGTTCTGGCAAAGTTCTAGATAGAAATGGTACGTATAACAAGCAAGCCGTTTATGGTGATGATGTAATTGCACGTATTATACATAGTCAAGAAAAAAATGGTTTGCAGGAACTACAAGATGCAGTTGTAAATACAATTGATGAACTTACGAACCAGCTTTTGAAAAAAACCAGAATAGAAGGTACTGGTGTTAAAGCCATAACAATTGCTGCTAATACAATTATGACACACCTTTTCTTGGGCCTTGATCCTAAATACATTAGGTTGGAACCATATATTCCTACTACATCGCAATTTCCTGCTGTTAAGGCAACAGAAGTAGGGTTGAGAAGTGTACCTAATGCCAATATTTATTGTATGCCGTCAGTAGGTAGCTATGTCGGTGGAGATATTGTGGCTGGAGTGTTGTATACAGGTATAAGTCAGAAAGATGAATTAACGTTATTTATTGACATTGGTACAAATGGAGAAATTGTATTAGGAAATAAAGAATGGTTAATTAGTTGTGCATGTTCGGCGGGACCTGCATTTGAAGGTAGCGGTATAACATGTGGTATGCGTGCTATGCATGGTGCTATAGAAAGGATACAGATTACACCTGGTACATATGAGACACGTTATGAAACTGTCGAAGATGGTAAACCTACTGGAATTTGCGGATCGGGCTTAATAGATTGTATTGCTAAGCTCCATCATGTGGGATTATTAGATCGTGCAGGTAGATTTACAGCAGATACACAAGATACAAATAGAATAAGAAACAATGAAGAAGGTAAGGAATTTGTAATTTCTTGGGAGAAAGAAGCTGGGGTAGATAATGATATTGTCATCACTGAAGGCGATATCCAAAATTTAATTCGTTCTAAAGGAGCAATATTTGCAGGAATAAGATGCTTATTAAATTCCCTTCAAATTGATATGGAAATTGTAGATAAGTTCTATATAGCTGGTGGATTCGGTAATTATTTAAATATTAATGACGCTATAGAAATTGGATTACTACCTGATTTACCGCATGAAAAATATCAATTTGTTGGTAACACGTCAGTAAAAGGTGCATATATGACCTTGATCTCTCGATCAGCCTTGAAGGCAGCTGTTGAGATAGGTAGAAAAATGACTTACATGGAGCTATCCGTAGGTAATGAATTTATGGATGAATTTGTTTCAGCACTATTTCTACCGCATACTGACTTGAGCTTATTCCCCTCAGTTCAATCAAATTAGGATTTTTAGGAGTGACTATGGTGGCCAAATATATTACAGTAGCAGGTAAAGGCGGAACTGGTAAAACAACCTTTACGGCACTGCTGATTAAGTATTTAATTAATCATAACATGAAACCTATTTTAGCAGTTGATGCAGACCCTAATTCTAATTTAAATGAAGCATTAGGTTTAGATGTAGGAAATACTATATCAGACATCCTTGCAGATGTTAAAGATCCAAAAGCAGTCCCTACGGGTATGACTAAAGATATGTATGTTGAGTATAAATTATCTCAATCTATCATAGAAACTAAAGATGTTGACCTTTTAGTCATGGGTGGCCCGCCTGGACCTGGCTGTTATTGCTATGCTAACGACTTATTACGTAAGCACCTTGAACAATTAGGTGCCAATTATGACTACGTAGTAATAGATAGCGAAGCTGGTTTGGAACACATAAGCCGAAAAACAATTCCTAGGGTTGATTATTTATTTGTAATCAGTGATAGCTCTGCACGAGGAATACGATCTGCAGGAAGAATTAATGAACTTGTTCAAAGTTTAAAAACACCTATCAACAATATAAGTTTAATCGTAACAAAAGTAACTGGTAATCAAATTAAAGATTTAGAACAAGAGATTGCTAAAACAGGATTGGTTCTAAGTGGAGAGATACCTTATGATAATACTCTTATGGAATACGACCTGCAAAGCAAAGCACTAGTTAATTTACCTAGTGATAATCCTGCTGTCCAAGCTGTTAATAATATTTTGGATAAGGTATCATTTTGATTTTAAGTGATCGACTTGAATAGAAATATTTAAGAAAAAGAAAGGAGAATTTAAATGGCGGTAGAGATTCTTAAGGAAAAAAATAGAAGTGCCGTTCAAGAGCTAGTACTTGGAGCTACAAGTGAAAATGGTGGCACTAGAACTAAAACAATTACCGTTGGTGGTGATTCAGCCCTTCCTTTCCATCAATTTGAAGGTGCTACTCCTAATAGACCAGTTGTAGCAATGGAAGTTCAAGACATCAAACCTGAATGGAATGATGCTGTACTTAAATATTTTGCAGATGTAGCAGAT belongs to Bacillota bacterium LX-D and includes:
- a CDS encoding AAA family ATPase, with the translated sequence MAKYITVAGKGGTGKTTFTALLIKYLINHNMKPILAVDADPNSNLNEALGLDVGNTISDILADVKDPKAVPTGMTKDMYVEYKLSQSIIETKDVDLLVMGGPPGPGCYCYANDLLRKHLEQLGANYDYVVIDSEAGLEHISRKTIPRVDYLFVISDSSARGIRSAGRINELVQSLKTPINNISLIVTKVTGNQIKDLEQEIAKTGLVLSGEIPYDNTLMEYDLQSKALVNLPSDNPAVQAVNNILDKVSF
- the acsB gene encoding acetyl-CoA decarbonylase/synthase complex subunit alpha/beta translates to MSDFDKIYEGAIIEGKEPKKLFKQAYDGTIIALSYAEIMLNQAIKEYGENAEIGYPDTAYFLPVIRSLSGEEVTRLGQLVPILNRMRHQVKSDLTFENMLLAGESTLYAAEIIEAIRYLRKENMAVEPWTGFLGDPILRKYGIKMVDWTIPGEAVIVGRAKDSKAAKKIVDDLMGKGLMIFLSDEIIEQLLEENVKLGVDYIAFPLGNFTQVVHAANYALRAGMAFGGVAPGLREEHRDYQHRRILAFVLQLGERDEVKTAAEMGCIFLGFPVITDQELEPDETLNDWYISQPNYDKLVQTALEVRGIKLTNVEIDIPINFGPAFEGETIRKGDMFIEMGGGRTPSFELVRNVAEDQIEDGKITVIGREMDEITEGEKLHFGLMVDIYGRKMQDDFEGVLERRIHDCMNYGEGLWHTAQRDLNWLRVSKDAVAKGFKFRHYGEIIIAKMKQDFPAIVDRVQVTIINDPDEVLKQLEVARERYKFRDDRTKGMTDDAVDTFYSCILCQSFAPSHVCIVTPERVGLCGAVSWLDAKAGYEINNAGPNQPIVKGEAIDEVKGVWQSCNDYFNQASNGHLDEVCLYSCLDRPMTSCGCFEAIMAIVPEANGLMITTREHGGSTPCGMTFSTLAGTVGGGMQTPGFLGIGRSYIVSRKFIPADGGIARIVWMPKELKEQLREEFIQRSIEEGLGEDFIDKIADETVGESAEDILPFLEEKGHPALTMDPLM
- the acsC gene encoding acetyl-CoA decarbonylase/synthase complex subunit gamma produces the protein MALSGLEIYKQLPKKNCAECGPPTCLAFAMALAGGKASLDSCPYVSDEARANLESASAPPIAKITVGTGDLAVVLGDETELFRHDKKFYHETAMAFTVNDDLADDELTNRIKEINDLKFNRVGLDYNIQLIAVQNKSNDAAKFADAVKKVKEASALPMVLVTEDVKAAEAALEVVGGDNPLLCGANSSNYEAMANLAKAKDVALVVKADGLNDLAELVDKVVALGHKKIVVDPGARDVSRAIADFTQIRRLAIKKKFRSFGFPILTFTSATDALEESLEASVYVSKYASVVVMNTTDKAVVLPLLAWRQNLYTDPQVPIRVQEGLSPIGEVNEKSPVYVTTNFSLTYYTVQGEVEASKIPAYILAVDTDGLSVLTAYADGKFEADKIANVLKKHGGEEQVKSRTIVLPGMVAVLSGKLEEATGGWKVMVGPREASGITPFAKVNFA
- a CDS encoding ASKHA domain-containing protein, whose protein sequence is MITCSVTFLPDNITVSVEKGKTIAEAAQIAGIKLKMPCGGEGSCGKCAVKVMSNRVSDNVEISLDQKFEQVLACQTEVSEDVTVEVPVNARLGEHQVLLSAEDDNALGTFAFEPLCWKVTITLSPPSINENASDWIRLKGELGKIVGDEEVIIGLPLLTNLAHMLRDASWQVTVTLLQQDGYVEVIDLQPGANDEPIYGLAIDIGTTTVVVYLVDLCSGKVLDRNGTYNKQAVYGDDVIARIIHSQEKNGLQELQDAVVNTIDELTNQLLKKTRIEGTGVKAITIAANTIMTHLFLGLDPKYIRLEPYIPTTSQFPAVKATEVGLRSVPNANIYCMPSVGSYVGGDIVAGVLYTGISQKDELTLFIDIGTNGEIVLGNKEWLISCACSAGPAFEGSGITCGMRAMHGAIERIQITPGTYETRYETVEDGKPTGICGSGLIDCIAKLHHVGLLDRAGRFTADTQDTNRIRNNEEGKEFVISWEKEAGVDNDIVITEGDIQNLIRSKGAIFAGIRCLLNSLQIDMEIVDKFYIAGGFGNYLNINDAIEIGLLPDLPHEKYQFVGNTSVKGAYMTLISRSALKAAVEIGRKMTYMELSVGNEFMDEFVSALFLPHTDLSLFPSVQSN